The Claveliimonas bilis genome window below encodes:
- a CDS encoding response regulator transcription factor: MEANHILIVEDDKEIREGVEIYLRSQGYEVFRAADGVEGLKVLEQEEIHLAIVDIMMPRMDGIQMTMKLREKYDFPVIMLSAKSEEVDKITGLNLGADDYVTKPFTPMELMARVNSQLRRYRKFMEKLEVKENVHVIGGLEINEETVEVTVDGKPVKLTPIEYKILLLLAKNPGRVFSAEEIYERVWQEKAVGTDTVMVHVRNIREKIELDPKNPKYLKVVWGVGYKIEKQS, from the coding sequence ATGGAAGCAAATCATATCTTAATTGTGGAAGATGACAAAGAAATACGGGAAGGCGTAGAAATATATTTGAGGAGCCAGGGTTATGAGGTGTTTCGGGCTGCAGACGGAGTGGAAGGCTTAAAGGTACTGGAACAAGAAGAGATCCATCTGGCGATCGTGGATATTATGATGCCCCGGATGGACGGCATCCAGATGACAATGAAACTTCGGGAAAAGTATGATTTCCCCGTCATTATGCTTTCAGCCAAATCAGAGGAAGTCGATAAGATCACCGGACTGAATCTCGGGGCAGATGATTATGTGACAAAGCCTTTTACGCCTATGGAGCTTATGGCGAGAGTAAACTCACAGCTTCGGCGGTACCGGAAATTTATGGAGAAGCTGGAAGTGAAGGAAAACGTCCACGTGATCGGCGGACTGGAGATCAATGAGGAGACAGTGGAAGTGACAGTGGATGGAAAACCGGTGAAGCTGACGCCTATTGAATATAAGATCCTGCTTCTCCTTGCGAAAAATCCCGGAAGAGTATTTTCGGCGGAAGAAATTTATGAAAGAGTCTGGCAGGAAAAGGCAGTGGGAACGGATACGGTTATGGTCCATGTCAGAAATATCCGCGAAAAAATAGAGCTGGATCCGAAAAATCCGAAATATTTAAAGGTGGTGTGGGGTGTTGGATACAAAATTGAAAAACAATCCTAA
- a CDS encoding DUF374 domain-containing protein → MKGNMLQYLFQGYLKLLKRTMRIQWEENEVGREGQIFGFWHEDSFCMNLILEELALSAGPVNVIVTADRRGDYIQNMVESCGGKAVRVPDGKASYHTLKSIQKDLAKEEESIAAALDGPLGPRHEPKKLAFYFSEQMQKEFTGFTLEYSACIRLWWRWDEYAIPLPFSRVSVFAHNYGVVRRKNIPPLPASGRARKCGFMSEAKVLYSGRNTGEYLAGGNHGSKSYLNCGR, encoded by the coding sequence GTGAAAGGGAACATGCTGCAGTATCTTTTTCAAGGTTATTTAAAATTACTTAAACGAACCATGCGTATTCAGTGGGAAGAAAACGAAGTGGGACGCGAAGGACAGATTTTCGGCTTCTGGCATGAGGACAGTTTCTGTATGAATCTTATACTGGAAGAACTGGCCTTAAGTGCAGGACCGGTCAATGTGATCGTCACTGCGGACCGCCGGGGGGATTATATTCAGAATATGGTGGAAAGCTGCGGCGGAAAAGCAGTCAGAGTGCCCGACGGAAAGGCTTCCTATCATACGTTGAAATCGATACAGAAAGATCTTGCAAAAGAGGAAGAGTCCATCGCGGCGGCATTGGACGGTCCTTTGGGACCCAGGCACGAACCGAAGAAACTAGCTTTCTATTTTTCAGAACAGATGCAAAAAGAATTTACAGGATTTACCCTGGAATATTCTGCCTGTATCCGCCTTTGGTGGCGCTGGGATGAATATGCGATTCCGCTGCCTTTCTCGAGAGTGTCTGTATTTGCGCACAATTACGGCGTTGTGAGAAGAAAGAATATCCCGCCGCTTCCGGCATCGGGAAGGGCAAGGAAATGTGGTTTTATGAGTGAGGCAAAAGTGCTATACTCAGGAAGGAATACAGGAGAATATTTAGCAGGAGGGAACCATGGAAGCAAATCATATCTTAATTGTGGAAGATGA
- a CDS encoding glycosyltransferase, with product MRIAMLTNNYKPFVGGVPISIERQAKALRELGHEVMIFAPDYGDTEEEEGVIRCRIRKRRMANGMVYPRLFNPETESAFRREKFDCIHVHQPVYMGNMALYLGRKYHIPIIYTYHTRYEDYLHYLPVFREEEKAGAIRRLLIRAARERVIPWYMRWFTNRCDTVLAPTKGMKRDILLNGTSSLVEVFPTGLDEGFFEEHKEAAIAVRKQYGKDKKYLFCTVSRLEEEKNLFFLLKGMKKLKEEGMESFRLLLIGEGSLKGGLEKTAAKWGLEDCVTFTGNIPNEELPAYLQASDLFLFSSKSETQGIVIQEALASGCPVIAIRANGVEDTIEDGCNGYLAKEDVQEWCMKIWKALEGPGRGKMREEAKKSVSGYRNLALAAREEQIYTNCIEAKWKEETAGEREHAAVSFSRLFKIT from the coding sequence ATGAGAATTGCTATGCTGACAAACAATTACAAACCTTTTGTGGGAGGCGTGCCGATTTCCATTGAACGGCAGGCTAAGGCTTTAAGAGAACTGGGGCATGAGGTGATGATCTTTGCACCGGATTATGGAGATACAGAGGAAGAAGAGGGAGTGATCCGCTGCCGGATCCGGAAAAGACGGATGGCCAATGGGATGGTATATCCCAGATTATTCAACCCTGAGACAGAGAGTGCCTTCCGAAGGGAGAAGTTTGACTGCATCCATGTGCATCAGCCGGTTTATATGGGAAATATGGCTTTGTATCTCGGAAGAAAATACCATATTCCCATTATCTATACGTACCATACACGTTATGAGGATTATCTTCATTATCTTCCGGTATTCCGGGAAGAAGAAAAGGCAGGAGCAATCCGAAGACTCCTGATCCGCGCGGCCAGAGAGAGGGTGATCCCCTGGTATATGAGATGGTTTACCAACCGGTGTGATACCGTACTTGCACCGACAAAAGGAATGAAAAGAGACATCCTGCTGAATGGAACCTCTTCTTTGGTGGAAGTATTTCCCACAGGCCTGGACGAGGGGTTCTTTGAGGAACACAAAGAGGCGGCGATTGCAGTCAGGAAACAGTATGGAAAGGATAAGAAGTATCTCTTCTGTACAGTTTCCAGGCTGGAGGAAGAGAAGAATCTGTTCTTCTTATTAAAAGGGATGAAAAAACTGAAAGAAGAAGGCATGGAGTCTTTCCGGCTCCTTCTTATCGGAGAGGGAAGTCTGAAAGGGGGACTGGAGAAGACAGCAGCCAAATGGGGACTGGAGGATTGTGTAACATTTACCGGAAATATTCCCAATGAAGAACTTCCAGCTTATCTGCAGGCAAGCGATCTCTTCTTATTTTCTTCAAAGTCAGAGACTCAGGGTATTGTGATCCAGGAAGCGCTGGCAAGCGGATGTCCGGTGATAGCCATCCGGGCAAATGGAGTGGAAGACACGATAGAAGACGGATGCAACGGATATCTGGCGAAAGAGGATGTACAGGAGTGGTGTATGAAGATCTGGAAGGCTCTGGAAGGTCCCGGCAGGGGAAAGATGAGGGAGGAGGCCAAAAAGAGCGTATCCGGTTACCGGAATCTGGCTCTGGCTGCAAGAGAGGAGCAGATCTATACTAATTGTATAGAGGCAAAATGGAAGGAGGAGACAGCGGGTGAAAGGGAACATGCTGCAGTATCTTTTTCAAGGTTATTTAAAATTACTTAA
- a CDS encoding DedA family protein: MNIQTLTQYFLEYGAFFIYLIVLLEYLNLPGFPAGVIMPLAGIWASQGEISFFMVMILTVAAGLTGSWALYFLGRAGGEKVLGFYFRKFPKQKPVIEGKIEMLREKGCIGVFVSKLLPMVRTLISIPAGMVKMDFIKYTISSTLGIFLWNLVFVGAGYFFGEAAIRI; encoded by the coding sequence ATGAATATCCAGACATTAACACAATATTTTCTCGAATACGGAGCTTTTTTTATTTATCTCATCGTGCTTTTGGAATACCTGAATCTGCCGGGATTTCCGGCGGGAGTCATTATGCCGCTGGCCGGAATATGGGCATCTCAGGGAGAGATCAGTTTTTTCATGGTTATGATACTGACAGTGGCGGCAGGTCTTACAGGAAGCTGGGCGCTTTATTTTCTTGGAAGGGCCGGGGGAGAGAAGGTGCTGGGTTTTTATTTCAGGAAATTTCCAAAACAAAAGCCGGTCATTGAAGGAAAGATAGAGATGCTGCGGGAAAAAGGGTGTATCGGCGTGTTTGTGAGCAAACTTCTGCCGATGGTGCGCACACTGATCTCTATACCGGCCGGTATGGTGAAAATGGATTTCATAAAATATACTATAAGCTCTACGCTTGGAATCTTTTTGTGGAATCTGGTATTTGTAGGAGCCGGATATTTCTTCGGAGAAGCCGCAATTCGTATCTGA
- a CDS encoding glycoside hydrolase family 13 protein — translation MVKTEKKWWKDTVVYQIYPRSFQDSNGDGIGDIRGIIQRLPYLEELGVGALWLSPVCRSPQDDNGYDISDYQDIDPMFGTLDDMEELIQKAKECGIRIIMDLVLNHTSDEHRWFREARKSKDNPYHDYYVWRDGKESKLPNDMESVFGGPAWEWVPELGQYYFHQFSVKQPDLNWENPKVRREIYDMILWWMDKGVGGFRLDVIDQIAKEPDLKITNNGPRLHEFIRELSKETFQKGDLITVGEAWGADTERAKLYSNPDGSEFSMVFQFEHIGLDQQEGKTKWDLSPLPFVKLKKTLAKWQTELAGQGWNSLFWNNHDLPRIVSRWGNDGKYRVESAKMLASVLHGMQGTPYIYQGEELGMTNVHFDDISQYKDIETLHMYEERMEEGYSEEEVMASIYAKGRDNARTPMQWDESRHAGFTKGTPWIAVNPNYREINAAREMADPDSVFRYYQKLIRLRKEYPVFADGVFSLLLEEDEQIFAYTRTDEESELLVWANFTDRPAQCTWPEEWKEAEVLLSNYDSSMKANELRPYETVMMIRTLQ, via the coding sequence ATGGTTAAGACAGAGAAAAAATGGTGGAAGGATACAGTAGTTTACCAGATCTATCCCCGTAGCTTCCAGGACAGTAACGGCGACGGAATTGGCGACATCAGGGGGATCATACAAAGGCTGCCTTACCTGGAAGAGCTGGGAGTTGGCGCCCTGTGGCTCTCCCCTGTATGCCGCTCTCCCCAGGACGACAATGGCTATGATATCTCGGATTACCAGGATATCGATCCCATGTTCGGGACGCTGGATGACATGGAAGAACTGATTCAGAAGGCAAAAGAATGCGGAATACGCATTATTATGGATCTTGTCCTGAATCATACCTCAGATGAGCACCGCTGGTTTAGGGAAGCAAGGAAAAGTAAAGACAATCCTTACCACGATTACTATGTGTGGAGAGATGGAAAAGAGAGCAAACTTCCCAATGATATGGAATCTGTGTTTGGAGGACCGGCATGGGAATGGGTGCCGGAGCTTGGACAGTATTATTTTCATCAATTTTCCGTAAAACAGCCGGACCTTAACTGGGAAAATCCCAAGGTGCGCCGCGAGATTTACGATATGATCCTGTGGTGGATGGATAAGGGCGTCGGGGGCTTCCGGCTGGATGTGATCGACCAGATCGCCAAGGAGCCGGATCTGAAAATTACAAATAACGGCCCGAGGCTTCATGAATTTATCCGGGAGTTAAGCAAGGAGACGTTCCAGAAGGGCGATCTGATCACAGTAGGAGAGGCATGGGGTGCAGATACCGAGAGGGCGAAGCTTTACAGCAATCCTGACGGCAGTGAATTTTCTATGGTATTTCAGTTTGAACACATCGGTCTTGACCAGCAGGAGGGAAAGACGAAGTGGGATCTTAGCCCTCTTCCCTTTGTGAAGCTGAAAAAGACTCTTGCAAAATGGCAGACAGAATTGGCAGGACAAGGATGGAACAGCCTGTTCTGGAACAACCATGATCTTCCCCGCATTGTCTCCAGATGGGGAAATGACGGAAAATACCGGGTGGAATCCGCCAAGATGCTGGCATCTGTGCTGCATGGAATGCAGGGAACTCCCTATATTTATCAGGGAGAAGAACTTGGAATGACCAACGTGCATTTTGATGATATCAGCCAGTATAAAGATATTGAAACGCTTCACATGTATGAGGAGCGGATGGAAGAGGGATATTCCGAAGAGGAAGTGATGGCCTCTATCTATGCAAAAGGCCGGGATAACGCCCGTACACCGATGCAGTGGGATGAGAGCAGACATGCAGGTTTCACAAAAGGAACTCCCTGGATTGCAGTCAATCCCAATTATCGGGAGATCAACGCTGCCAGGGAAATGGCGGATCCGGATTCTGTTTTTCGCTATTATCAGAAGCTTATCAGACTGCGAAAAGAATATCCTGTCTTTGCAGACGGCGTATTCTCGTTGCTTCTTGAGGAAGATGAGCAGATTTTTGCCTACACAAGAACCGACGAAGAGTCAGAGCTTTTGGTATGGGCCAACTTTACGGACCGTCCGGCGCAGTGTACTTGGCCGGAAGAGTGGAAGGAAGCCGAAGTGCTTCTTAGCAATTACGACAGCAGTATGAAAGCAAATGAGCTGCGGCCTTATGAGACGGTCATGATGATCAGGACCTTACAATAA
- a CDS encoding glycoside hydrolase family 13 protein — protein sequence MEFTGVYHKTSEQMSYALNENELVVNLKTGYDVRRVFIHHGDPFEAGILGGNEKWTGTREEIVFKKRLRHQIWWTTTLQPPYKRCKYYFELHTETEIWYYCEDGFLTKDQIDMEGRMIQCFTVPWMNPADVNCTPGWVNDTIWYQIFPDRFCRGEIEGERKEDFVPWRKGKVTNEERFGGNLEGIRQKLPYLADLGITGIYLNPIMEAESNHKYDTTDYTKIDPHFGDKETFAKLVKEAHSLGIRIMVDAVFNHCGPKFAPWQDVLEKGQKSPYADWFMVQTWPLLKKRADTRDGRFYSFAFADQMPKINTNNEEVIDYFCGVCEGWITDYDIDGIRFDVGNEVSHRFLKKIREHLKRCKEDIYLLGEIWHDASQWLMGDEYDSVMNYPLMSGIHDFFLDKGMKKEEFEYMINRCYTMYMQQNNNVMFNLLDSHDTERLMNRFHDLDMFYQQLAVLFTMPGSPCIYYGTEIAMEGGHDPDCRRCMPWDELETPKNQEKIRSVKSLIRMRKEEDACRSLYFHFPGEYENERCVEYIKLDENQNELEVLLNCSENEMKVRPEGEILFSRKYKDGILEKNGTLIRRKKKR from the coding sequence ATGGAATTTACAGGAGTTTATCATAAAACATCGGAACAGATGAGCTATGCGCTCAATGAAAATGAGCTGGTGGTAAACCTTAAGACCGGCTATGACGTCAGACGGGTGTTCATTCATCACGGGGATCCCTTTGAAGCAGGAATCCTGGGAGGAAATGAGAAGTGGACGGGAACAAGGGAGGAGATCGTATTTAAGAAACGGCTCCGCCATCAGATCTGGTGGACCACAACCCTTCAGCCGCCTTACAAAAGATGCAAGTATTATTTTGAACTCCATACGGAAACGGAGATCTGGTATTACTGTGAAGACGGTTTTCTGACAAAAGACCAGATAGACATGGAGGGGCGGATGATCCAGTGCTTTACCGTTCCATGGATGAATCCGGCGGATGTAAACTGCACCCCGGGGTGGGTTAACGATACGATATGGTATCAGATCTTTCCGGATCGGTTCTGCCGCGGGGAAATAGAAGGGGAAAGAAAAGAGGATTTCGTTCCCTGGAGAAAAGGCAAGGTCACCAATGAGGAGAGGTTTGGCGGCAACCTGGAGGGAATCAGGCAAAAGCTTCCCTATCTTGCGGATTTGGGAATTACTGGTATCTATTTGAATCCTATCATGGAGGCCGAGTCCAATCACAAATACGACACTACAGACTACACAAAGATCGATCCTCATTTCGGAGATAAAGAAACATTTGCGAAATTAGTAAAGGAGGCTCATAGTCTTGGTATTCGGATCATGGTGGACGCAGTGTTTAACCACTGTGGTCCTAAGTTTGCTCCATGGCAGGATGTGCTGGAGAAAGGACAGAAATCTCCTTACGCCGACTGGTTTATGGTGCAGACCTGGCCGCTTCTCAAAAAGCGTGCGGATACAAGGGACGGCAGATTTTATTCCTTTGCTTTCGCCGATCAGATGCCGAAGATCAATACCAACAATGAAGAAGTGATCGATTACTTCTGCGGCGTGTGTGAAGGGTGGATCACAGATTATGATATTGACGGGATCCGGTTTGACGTGGGAAATGAAGTGTCCCACCGTTTTCTGAAAAAGATTCGGGAACATTTAAAGAGATGCAAAGAGGATATTTATCTTCTGGGAGAGATCTGGCATGATGCAAGCCAATGGCTGATGGGGGACGAGTATGACTCTGTGATGAATTATCCGCTGATGAGCGGGATCCATGACTTTTTCCTGGACAAAGGGATGAAAAAAGAGGAGTTTGAGTATATGATAAACCGCTGCTATACCATGTATATGCAGCAGAATAACAATGTCATGTTCAACCTTCTGGATTCGCATGATACGGAGCGGCTGATGAACCGTTTTCACGATCTGGATATGTTTTACCAGCAGCTTGCCGTGCTCTTTACCATGCCGGGAAGTCCCTGTATCTATTATGGTACAGAGATCGCCATGGAGGGCGGACACGATCCGGACTGCAGAAGATGTATGCCATGGGATGAGCTTGAGACTCCCAAAAATCAGGAAAAGATCCGGTCTGTAAAATCTTTGATCCGGATGAGGAAAGAAGAGGACGCCTGCAGGAGCCTCTATTTCCACTTTCCGGGGGAATATGAAAATGAGAGATGTGTGGAGTACATTAAGTTGGACGAAAACCAGAATGAGCTGGAGGTTCTCTTGAACTGTTCGGAAAATGAGATGAAAGTAAGACCGGAAGGAGAAATCCTTTTTTCCAGAAAATACAAAGACGGTATTTTAGAAAAAAACGGAACTCTGATCCGAAGAAAGAAGAAACGATAG
- the malQ gene encoding 4-alpha-glucanotransferase → MRQTGILMPVSSLPSRTGIGELGSSAYQWIDMMKENGIKIWQILPLNPVGYGNSPYQPYSSYAGDELYISLDILKEEGLLTSLPESFREKEKRVDYDAVRSFKIPYLKEAFERFREQKLDQEADYRQFADQEWVKEYSVFRALKAANGGTCWNEWKEEDKNWPETRRQLTEEEREEAAFHVFLQYQFFRQWMKVKKAANDSGVRIMGDVPFYVGVDSVDVWGGKDNFLLDTDGRPIFIAGVPPDYFSATGQRWGNPIYDWDYMKEHEYRFWQDRIGYSGKLFDIVRIDHFRAFDTYWKIPSTCPTAVEGEWIEAPGYEVLDILTEKLPDVELVAEDLGDLRPEVLTLKEHYHLKGMKILMFSIETKGKYAYDSFHDTENMIIYTGTHDNDTLMEWYGNLNTAQKRKVRKFLKRQGCSQGSVKERLLHYTLKNKAEYAIVPMQDILGLGEEGHMNTPGTVGSPNWEWRLPDFHEAVEDLRSLRKEMTDRK, encoded by the coding sequence ATGAGACAGACAGGAATATTGATGCCGGTATCTTCCCTTCCCTCCCGGACAGGGATTGGGGAGCTGGGAAGCAGTGCATATCAGTGGATCGATATGATGAAAGAAAACGGCATAAAGATATGGCAGATCCTTCCTCTGAATCCGGTTGGGTACGGAAATTCTCCGTACCAGCCTTATTCCTCCTATGCGGGGGATGAGCTGTATATCAGCCTGGATATTCTGAAGGAGGAAGGGCTTTTGACAAGCCTTCCGGAGAGCTTCCGGGAGAAAGAGAAAAGGGTGGACTATGATGCAGTCCGTTCCTTTAAGATTCCTTACCTGAAAGAAGCTTTTGAAAGGTTCCGGGAACAGAAACTGGATCAGGAAGCAGACTACCGCCAGTTTGCAGATCAGGAATGGGTGAAGGAATACAGTGTATTCCGCGCACTGAAAGCGGCAAACGGCGGAACATGCTGGAACGAGTGGAAAGAAGAGGACAAAAACTGGCCGGAAACCCGGCGGCAGCTTACGGAGGAAGAAAGAGAGGAAGCTGCTTTCCACGTTTTTCTTCAGTATCAGTTCTTCAGACAGTGGATGAAGGTAAAGAAGGCAGCCAATGACAGCGGCGTCCGGATCATGGGAGATGTGCCTTTCTATGTGGGGGTAGACTCTGTGGACGTATGGGGCGGGAAAGATAATTTCCTTCTTGATACCGACGGACGGCCCATTTTCATTGCGGGAGTGCCGCCGGATTATTTCAGCGCGACAGGACAAAGATGGGGAAATCCTATCTATGACTGGGACTATATGAAGGAGCATGAGTATCGGTTCTGGCAGGACCGGATCGGTTACAGCGGAAAGCTTTTTGATATTGTGCGTATTGACCATTTCCGGGCTTTTGACACATATTGGAAGATCCCGTCTACCTGCCCCACAGCTGTCGAGGGAGAATGGATCGAGGCACCGGGATATGAGGTGCTTGATATCCTGACCGAAAAGCTGCCGGATGTGGAGCTGGTGGCTGAGGATTTGGGAGATCTGCGCCCGGAAGTTCTGACGCTGAAGGAACACTATCATTTAAAGGGTATGAAGATCCTCATGTTCTCCATTGAGACGAAAGGAAAATATGCATACGACAGCTTCCATGATACGGAAAATATGATCATTTACACGGGAACTCACGACAATGATACCCTCATGGAATGGTACGGTAATTTAAACACTGCCCAAAAACGCAAAGTAAGAAAATTCTTAAAAAGGCAGGGATGCAGCCAGGGATCCGTAAAGGAGAGACTGCTCCATTATACTTTAAAAAATAAGGCGGAGTACGCCATTGTTCCAATGCAGGATATTCTGGGACTTGGAGAAGAAGGCCATATGAATACACCGGGAACAGTCGGCTCTCCAAACTGGGAATGGCGCCTTCCGGATTTCCATGAGGCCGTGGAAGACTTAAGATCTCTGAGAAAGGAAATGACAGATCGGAAATAG